The genomic segment AATAGGAAAGGTGTGTTACATTGAACTTAAACAAAACCTCGTTTGTGTCCACGAATATCAAGTAATAAGTCTTACCATCTCATGGACACTTGAAATCAAGTTATCTGATAAGCAATTTGCATGAATGATGGGACCCCTTCCAGTACTCATATCTCCAGTTCCCATCTCACTGTTGCTATTAGAGTTAGCAAAGTAAACAGCTCCTTTGAACATCCATTCCCCACTTTCCTCACAGTAAAAATCTTCAAATAGCTCACCGCACAACACACACAAGCATTGGTTTTCATCTGCTACAACCATAGCATCCTCTTGACTTCTGTCTGCTTCATTGCCATAAGTATCTACAGAATCAGCATCATTCTCTGATACATATTCAGCCTTGCCAACAATCCAGTCACTTGACTTAAGATACCATCTCACTGCCTTAGTTAAACCATTCTCTTCTCTATCCCTTGTGGCATGCCACTCCAAGTGTCTATTGAACTGTTTTTGGAATCTAAGTCTAAAGCCACAAATGCTGCAATGATGTGGAAGATCATCAAATAATCCACTAATTACAGATGAATGGAATTCTCGTAATACATCATGCTTAAACTCAAAGCCAATGAGATTTACTACTCCTGGACTGGTTGATTCAGACAAGGATATGGGCGTTCTTGCAGTGTCATCAACCTCATCTTTGATTGAAGGGACTGGTACAGCTGCAGAACCAGAAATTGAGGCCACAGGCAAAGAGTTACCGGTGGTAATGCTATCGCTTTCTTCTTCCAGTCGAGTCAGCAACTCAGAGGGCTCCTTAGATGTTGATTCTGTTTCTGCAGATATCAAGCCTTTTGCAACTAAAGAGCTTAAAAGGTTGGCAATTGGATTCAAGTTATGATTGGTATCACTTGTCTGGGCAGAGGCACTGCTGACATTAGAGGCAGTAGATGGTAGAGTAGATAACCTAGGTGGTTGTCCAGCCTTTCTTTGAGGCATTTTTGAGAGAGCAGATGAATTATCACCAGAAGGACCTAATGAAGATGGTAATGCACTTGTGGACAATGAAGAAATTAATGTGGCAGGGGAAGGACCACCTGTTCGTGAAGGCCGAACACCTAATCGAGTTGGAAGATTCCCTGTACTCATGCTACTTTTAGTTTCTCTGACTAAAGGAACCTTGGACACAGGTGGCTTCTCAGTCTTAACAGTAACCTCAAGAGAAGTGCCCAATTGCTGCTGCTGATGCCTTGCCTGAAAAGTCATTGAAGAGAATGGACCCTGCAAATTTTTCAGTTGTGATCTTTGTAAGTGACCATCCTGAATATTAGGGGGAAGAGCAGTTGAAGAATCTTTAATATAGGGGCTCTGAAGACCTCCCAGAAATCCAGATGCCTTATATGTCTGGGGAAGGTCTTGCTCAGCCAAATTTTGCACAGGATGAGAATAGTGCACACTTACTGGTGGTGATGGAGACCTCCGCTGCAAAGGTGACTGCCCTGAAGGGTTTTCAGCTCCCAAAGAATGAAAGGGTCCTGCAATTCCTGGCAATCCTATGGTTGCACTTGAAAGGAATGGCCGACTCCCCATTCTGGCAGTAGAGGCATTTGTATTGGACGGTATGGCACCAAGTGCGGACACAAATCTGCTGGAGTGACCAGCTTTTCGATTCAACTCATTAATAGAATGCTGCTCCTGCAATTGCCATGATAGTGATGAATGATGTTGAGATGCAGGAAATTGTTTCTTTTCATTGGCTTGAGATTCAATAACTATTTCTCTATCAGCATTTACCACAAAAGGATTTTTGACTTGGATGCGATCTTCAACTTCCTgcacacaatatatatatacacaacaATTAATGTGCATAGCTACATAATTTAACAATGCAAAATGACCAGGAAAAAACCAGGATTATTGTATTAACTGGTCAGTAATTGAAGGATCTGTGTTTCTAGGGATTTGGAGTTTAACTGacaataattagaaaattaggATCAGGTTATTTGGGTCCCAGAGTCCTGGATATGTGATTCCAATTCTAGGAACaacttcatttatttttcttctttttattaaattttaagagtCCTATAAGCTTGGGTTGTGTATCAACTAGTGTCCTAGCCACCTGCAGTTAGCATATTATTTCATCCTAAAACAGAACTTTATGAAGAATTTCTCAACCAAATATTGGTTTCCAATACCATCCCTATAGATCTAACTCAAATCAGCTTGAGGTGAGTGACAGTTGTCTCCCAATATATACTTTTTCAGGCTTTATCACTGGTCAGAATAAGAATTGGGTTTTTCCTAGTATGACCCCTAATGCCCACCACTACTGGACTTGGTGCATAGATAATATGGTAAGTAAtcctaattttttaatgaatccAGGATAGACTCTAATAACATTTTAGAAAATAGAGTTGAGCCTACTCAATAAGCTTGTGAGATGCAGATTGTTCCTCATTTATACTCTCTTCAGGCTTTATCTCTAACCAACGTAGGACTTGGCCTTTTCTGAACATATTTTGCATCATTTTTATATCCAAATCACCAACTACTACCAAGCTTACCAAATTCTCATCATCAGCAGTCCAAGTATCTTTGCTCAAGCTGCTAACAATAGATGTACCGTGACCAGTCAAGCCAGAGTTCATCTCATCCCATGTGTACTCCTCTTCCTCGGAATTTTTCCAGCTATTTGAGATCACACTGCTCTGTGTGCTAGTTATATTATGTGCCGGTTGATGATGTGCATCCAAAACCATGGACTTTGATGCTTCAGTACTTGAAAAACTATACTTGTTACTCAAACCATTTCTTTGCCCAGGCATGGTCCCTGCAACAACACCAGATTTGTTGTACCAACCTTTGTCATGTCCTGACTCGGTCACCCTACCACCAGGTCGGCTGATACCCAAGCCTAAATTCCTTGAAATATTGGAACCAAGTTCATTGCTCCCATAGGATGCACCAGTGCTCTTTTCTGGAACAGAATCATTGAATGCATCTCTTCGAGCACGATGATCATTCTGCAACGTAGATTATCACATTAAATCATGACAACTGACAGTGAATGGAATAAGGGGAAAGAAACTTTACTTCACGTGAATGGACGCTAACAGTAACATTATGATCCACCCATGATCGTAAAACACCTAAAGTTCTACCAGGCATCTCTTGGTCATCATTTGAGTTTGAAATTGCTCCAGTCATATCATCAACTCCTTTAGTCTTCAAGACAGAAAAAGTATATGCCAAAAGAATTAAGCACTAGAGATGTGAAAAAAGAAAGGATATGGCAACTTAAAGTAACATGTAAAATGTCTTTTGCTATAACAGTTAAATTATCAGCTCTGCAAGGCAATCATTGTATGGATAATATCTATAGAACAGTGACAGTTAGCTCTAACAAACCCATCCCAACCAGGGCAAAGAGTTTAATGTTTCCAAGTTAATGCATCCAAGCTAGAGTTGGTTGACTAGATCTATAAAGTGGAGTTGTCTACGATATCTCACAAGACATATTGTCAATCAAAAAAGTGTTAATGATAAAAAGAGTTAGTGTTTCAATTAATCCATACAATATATCCAAATCCATTTTCACCATGGAATGAATTCATAATCCAATTCATCACAACATAAATtctgtattttatatattgacCTATAACCAAATCAATGTTCTAAAACTTTAAAGGATAAATGGAGGTGCAATCATTTCACCCACCCTGCTGGACTGCTGTAGACGTTGTCTTTCTAAATACTTGGGATTAACATGAATACTATGAGGTGGACGTTGTGACTGTGAATCACTCCTGAGAGTAGAAGAAGCAGATGAGCCATTGACTGCAGAAGTGAAGCCCAGTTCTTTCTCAATAATCTGAAGGGTCTGAGGAGGAAAGACTCCTTTCCAAGTTCCAAAAAGATGCCTCATACTTTGATGGACAGAAGGATCAACCTGTCTGTATGCTTTGCAGAATACCTAATATGTAAAGGAGTAATTAGAAACTATCAACATAAAAATAGACACCTAAAATCACAAATACATGCAGCACTTGAGTACTTGCATGACATAACTACTTAACGTATTTATAGACAATTACAAGATGATGATTACAAGAGAGGAAAAACGAAATCAACAATGAgctaaaagaagaataaatgtCTGACCTCAGGTAGCCTGGCAGCGAAGTATTTTATATAATCCCGCCCAATATTCTTAACAATACTGTCTAAGAGATAAAGTGATGGCAGCTTTTGATCACTAGGAACCTGGAAATTCATTAACACAACTTGTAAAAGAAGGACCTCTTTTAGTATTACAAAAAGATTAATGaccaaagaacaagaaaagacAGCCTGCGTGTGTAAAGTAACAGAAACCAATAATATACTGCTCGCACTTGGAAAATACCagtaaataaaatgaaaattcagaAATAGTATATCAACAGCAATTGGATCTAAAATTACATAGAAGTTTCACTAAAATGTCACGACTGTTCAAAATTGTTAGTTATTTCATTCCTTAGTTCTAGTTGCCTCTAACAGTCAAGGTCTCATAGTAGGGAGACAACtaacaaaagtaaacaaacagaaaaaacagtataaatttttattggTCATTTTGATCATATGTTGCCCTTCATGGAACAAGTGCAACAGATAACAAAAGTCTTAACAATGTACAAGATGTATTAGAGCGGTCTTTGGAAACTCAGGAAATATGAAACGTCTTAGCCACAATCTCCATTCCTATAAAAAGAATATGATTCAACCTTTAGATCAAAATAAATACCAATGGTTCCTTCCACTATTTGATTCAAATCGATTTTAGAGGGATACATCTCTGTTATCATAAATTACATGCTACATGTAACTCCCTCAATCAAAGCAAATCTACAAGtagaaaaatgaaatgataaaattaCAATGTCTTTGTACAACTAGGCTATACAAATTCTGTCTAAAATATAACCCCTCCTCCCCCACACCTAAAAAGAAACAACCAGAGAGGTAATGCATTGGCTCCTGATCTACAAAGTGACAAAATACTGTAAAAGTACAATGTATATTACAAATATTGGAAATGGAGACAGGGAGCTGGAGAGAGAGAACATTTATGAGATTGGCAACAGTGAAATGGTAATGTTTTTCCTCACATAATGTGTtcacttaaattattttaaagattcaTCTCCCCTTGTGCATACTTAGTTAAGAAAATACCAGGTCAAGTGTGGTGTACCACTCTCTAGTGATGCTGCTTGTCTGTTGCAAATGATTACCAAACCGCCATAATCTTGCAGATTGAAGAATGATAGCCTtttcaagtttatttttatttagattgcAGAGCTTTATATACGCCAAGCGTTGAGTGGACCAATGaaatgaaattggaaaattataataaagcCCATATCTCCATACATGTTTTTCTCTTCCCATGGCAACTGCAACTCTTTCCCCAATCACCAGACAACTTCTACAACAGTAACAACACTAAAGAACCACATTCCATTAATAGCAAACATTACAATACTGTCACTTTCTCGGAAAGACACTGTATCACACCACAAAACATAAGAAATGACACAATTTATCATAATATCAGGATCCCGTTTTCCTTTTCTATTCCAAGTATGTTACAACAATTTTCTATCAGGATCAccaacataataaaaattccTTTCCTTTTCTATCCGTTCAATTCAATCAGCAATTGGCTACATATCCCTAACAAAACAACAATTGAACAGAGAAACAGCTGCACAGTACTATAAACTAAGTTCACCTCTAAAATGTTAGCACAAACAGTTGCTGCAATGGCCTTCTCCGCAGCTTGGTTCTCCCCTGCAATGATAGTCAAGTTGGTAATTATCGGTTTCGAGTTGAAAGTAAGTTCTGCAAGAGCTGCCTTATACTGAGTAACAAGCTCCTGAAATGGCAGTGGCTGGGGCTGATAACCGCCACCTCCAGCACCACCCCGGCGACCAAAATCATTGCTTTCAACGTCTCTTTCGGTTGTTCTAAACCTTGCAGACGGTAACGTCGAAACCCCAGAAATCACTTGTAGCTGAGGAAACTGTCTCGCACCAGAATTCGGAGCCCGGTCCAGCTCTTCCATCAATCTGGGCTTCTTCGGTCCAGGCTCTCGCGATCTATCGAACGGTCTACGCGAGTTCTCCATGCCAGCCAAATCAAACGCccaaaaactaaacaaaaataaactccCAATCCGAACCCTAACTTACATACAATTGGGCGACAAAGAAGTATAAACTAGATTACAAGATGAAAATAGCTTCGCTGTTATTGTATTATTTACATCAAATCAGAACAATTGAAATAAGCAGGAAATACTATAAAactgaaacaaaaacaaaaacaattctAAATTGTACAACGATAATagaaataaaaccctaatttcagtTCGTacaataagaagaagaagaggaggagggtAGAACAGAGAGGGTTGAGGAGCCTTGAAAATTTGTTCTTGTGTGCGTAAAGAGGAAAAGAAGGGTTGGAATTCGATAGGGAAGAGATGAAATAACAGTGCAAGAGTAAAGCTGGTTTTTCAGACAAGGCCTCGTCTCATGTTTTTCAAGGAGGAGACTATTTTAAATGGATGGATTTCCTTAAGGTTTAAATGATTAAGGAATTTTCGGTTAGTAttcggttttaaaaatgaagacattgagtTTTTATGTTATAAAAAGTGTATAAATAAGGTCACGTTCGTTAagtttaaggtttttttttgttcaattttttgttttgatgatttgttgaacttattcttcattttttaaaactgggtactaaacagaaattcacctcttaataTGAGGACGAAACAAGTATTTAAGTCTTTCTTTAATAAACTTTGCTTGTGTCCATAGTTTGACTCCAAaatctgtttttttatttattttatgtttgatggGGACACTTATCAATAGGTACGTGAGTGAAACCATCTTCCAAATATGGTGAAAAATGGTGGGAGTTTTGAGCTTTAACTACATGAGACATTGTGCGTGATGGAAGAAAATATCAACAAGAGCAACCAGATTgctactaattttaaaattcttttaactttacttatttgtaaattttaaaattgtttgagatatttttcttcaaaaagaaaTCTTGGGATAGAAGTAGatacaaaactaaaatatactaGCATGTGTTTACTTGTTAAATCTATATCCAGATAAGATTACCAAGGTGGCATATATCatgattttctttctaaaatataCGTTAACACGCTGGATGAAAATGATTGCATCTAtgtattttttaagtataaaaaccTAACAAGATCAAAATTtaagatagaaataaaaaataaaatcttgttATAGTTTAAAGACCAAAAACATCGTTAACTCTAAAAGTTATGTTAGTTAAATATGACTTTACTAAGTTATATTATAGTTCTACAACTTTTCTTAGAAAATTATCCATGAAAAAAGTCATTCTTATCGATTACGACATTAGTTAATATATAACTATCATGTACTTAGCAAAAACGTAAACATAAAAGAcgttttttgtgatttttttttcatatataataagtattgtaaatgatgatgaaaacaCAAATGAAGTGGACTTTCTCATgcatatatattttactatcTTTAAAAACATATCCAAAATGTGTTTGTAAGTTTTCAAAATACAACACGAACTCCATAGATTTTTCGAAGAACTAAGAACTAGCAAGACAaactcttaaaataataaataacttaagataaaagagaacaaagaaaaatagagaatatGTGTGAAATTGTGTGTGATTTAGAGGAGAGAGAAGTTATCTATTTATAGGTGAAAAAAAGGAATTATAGACCACACGACTCacgaaaagaaaagaagactaCATTATTTCCATGAGTAATCGCATACCTCATATGGACCAAGGAAGGAATAGGGTGAAACAAAAGGAATCACAACGACataaatgaatttcaatttaGAAACACCAATAGCTTCTACAAAATCTTATTGGATTATTTTTTGCTAAATAAGAGTAAAAATATCTCTAAATGAGGTtttcttcctttgtcttttacTTCTCCTCAATTCCTCACACATGACATCATTATTAGTATATATAAGTTTCAATGTCTCACTGacctttaaagaaaaaatatgttcaAAGAACTCAACATTTTTTGTCTCCATTGTGgtattattttctattacaaCACTTTTAAGCAAAAAACCTATAAGGAGCACTATGTTTTGCATGGCCTAAAAACATACAATCAGGAGTTTTagaacatattttattttcttaggaTCAGATAACATTATCTTATAAGAGCAAAAAACCTATAAGTAGCACTATGTTTTGATGGCCTAAAAACATACAATCAGAAGTTTTagaacatattttattttcttaggaTCAGATAACATTATCTTATCAAGCCACCCTCACACTATTAGGTATTTAAGATTATGGAGTTTTACCAATTTTCTTATGTGATatcctattttcttttttttatcggTTAATGTTAGTTGTTAGTATTTTGTTAGTGGTATCCTATTTTCACTAGTGGAAAAAGAAATTTCCATGACGGCTTATTATGACAAGTGAAATTCACTTGTCATAATACATTGACCGATGACAATTTCGTAATAAAACTAAGAGATATTATGACGTACTTTAGGAAATTTGTCATAATAGGTGTAGTTGTGACAGTGTTAGTATTAGACTAGTTCTAGGTAGGGAAGTATAGTTAAGCTTTGTGTTTAAAGTCTGTTAGATTGATAGGATCTGAGATAGAACTCTGAGTTTCTTTTAGTGTTGGATCTTAATACATTGGGTATTTCTTCTATATGAGTTAGAGCATTGCAATATTGTTTTAACTGTTCtttacaatattgttttaactccattattttatttgtagatcttTAATGATTTATCTCCAATTGAAGCTCCAGAAGACATTAGAACCAGGTcggcttcttttattttaagtgttagtaaatTGTAGAAACTTGACTACAATTTAGTAATGTAGGTAGGTTAGTGTAATATTTGgttttaatatatagtttaatgtacaaattatttattaaatattattagacaatTTAATGTTTGTTCATTTCAGactattgattataaattgattggatgagatgataatacAGGAAATTGATTGGATCTCAAATGTAATaacgattttttttaaaacaagtttTTATGACGTATATGACAATGTG from the Vigna angularis cultivar LongXiaoDou No.4 chromosome 3, ASM1680809v1, whole genome shotgun sequence genome contains:
- the LOC108325913 gene encoding polyadenylation and cleavage factor homolog 4 isoform X2, translated to MENSRRPFDRSREPGPKKPRLMEELDRAPNSGARQFPQLQVISGVSTLPSARFRTTERDVESNDFGRRGGAGGGGYQPQPLPFQELVTQYKAALAELTFNSKPIITNLTIIAGENQAAEKAIAATVCANILEVPSDQKLPSLYLLDSIVKNIGRDYIKYFAARLPEVFCKAYRQVDPSVHQSMRHLFGTWKGVFPPQTLQIIEKELGFTSAVNGSSASSTLRSDSQSQRPPHSIHVNPKYLERQRLQQSSRTKGVDDMTGAISNSNDDQEMPGRTLGVLRSWVDHNVTVSVHSRENDHRARRDAFNDSVPEKSTGASYGSNELGSNISRNLGLGISRPGGRVTESGHDKGWYNKSGVVAGTMPGQRNGLSNKYSFSSTEASKSMVLDAHHQPAHNITSTQSSVISNSWKNSEEEEYTWDEMNSGLTGHGTSIVSSLSKDTWTADDENLEVEDRIQVKNPFVEQHSINELNRKAGHSSRFVSALGAIPSNTNASTARMGSRPFLSSATIGLPGIAGPFHSLGAENPSGQSPLQRRSPSPPGPFSSMTFQARHQQQQLGTSLEVTVKTEKPPVSKVPLVRETKSSMSTGNLPTRLGVRPSRTGGPSPATLISSLSTSALPSSLGPSGDNSSALSKMPQRKAGQPPRLSTLPSTASNVSSASAQTSDTNHNLNPIANLLSSLVAKGLISAETESTSKEPSELLTRLEEESDSITTGNSLPVASISGSAAVPVPSIKDEVDDTARTPISLSESTSPGVVNLIGFEFKHDVLREFHSSVISGLFDDLPHHCSICGFRLRFQKQFNRHLEWHATRDREENGLTKAVRWYLKSSDWIVGKAEYVSENDADSVDTYGNEADRSQEDAMVVADENQCLCVLCGELFEDFYCEESGEWMFKGAVYFANSNSNSEMGTGDMSTGRGPIIHANCLSDNLISSVHEMGQD
- the LOC108325913 gene encoding polyadenylation and cleavage factor homolog 4 isoform X1 → MENSRRPFDRSREPGPKKPRLMEELDRAPNSGARQFPQLQVISGVSTLPSARFRTTERDVESNDFGRRGGAGGGGYQPQPLPFQELVTQYKAALAELTFNSKPIITNLTIIAGENQAAEKAIAATVCANILEVPSDQKLPSLYLLDSIVKNIGRDYIKYFAARLPEVFCKAYRQVDPSVHQSMRHLFGTWKGVFPPQTLQIIEKELGFTSAVNGSSASSTLRSDSQSQRPPHSIHVNPKYLERQRLQQSSRTKGVDDMTGAISNSNDDQEMPGRTLGVLRSWVDHNVTVSVHSRENDHRARRDAFNDSVPEKSTGASYGSNELGSNISRNLGLGISRPGGRVTESGHDKGWYNKSGVVAGTMPGQRNGLSNKYSFSSTEASKSMVLDAHHQPAHNITSTQSSVISNSWKNSEEEEYTWDEMNSGLTGHGTSIVSSLSKDTWTADDENLEVEDRIQVKNPFVVNADREIVIESQANEKKQFPASQHHSSLSWQLQEQHSINELNRKAGHSSRFVSALGAIPSNTNASTARMGSRPFLSSATIGLPGIAGPFHSLGAENPSGQSPLQRRSPSPPGPFSSMTFQARHQQQQLGTSLEVTVKTEKPPVSKVPLVRETKSSMSTGNLPTRLGVRPSRTGGPSPATLISSLSTSALPSSLGPSGDNSSALSKMPQRKAGQPPRLSTLPSTASNVSSASAQTSDTNHNLNPIANLLSSLVAKGLISAETESTSKEPSELLTRLEEESDSITTGNSLPVASISGSAAVPVPSIKDEVDDTARTPISLSESTSPGVVNLIGFEFKHDVLREFHSSVISGLFDDLPHHCSICGFRLRFQKQFNRHLEWHATRDREENGLTKAVRWYLKSSDWIVGKAEYVSENDADSVDTYGNEADRSQEDAMVVADENQCLCVLCGELFEDFYCEESGEWMFKGAVYFANSNSNSEMGTGDMSTGRGPIIHANCLSDNLISSVHEMGQD
- the LOC108325913 gene encoding polyadenylation and cleavage factor homolog 4 isoform X4, whose protein sequence is MENSRRPFDRSREPGPKKPRLMEELDRAPNSGARQFPQLQVISGVSTLPSARFRTTERDVESNDFGRRGGAGGGGYQPQPLPFQELVTQYKAALAELTFNSKPIITNLTIIAGENQAAEKAIAATVCANILEVPSDQKLPSLYLLDSIVKNIGRDYIKYFAARLPEVFCKAYRQVDPSVHQSMRHLFGTWKGVFPPQTLQIIEKELGFTSAVNGSSASSTLRSDSQSQRPPHSIHVNPKYLERQRLQQSSRNDHRARRDAFNDSVPEKSTGASYGSNELGSNISRNLGLGISRPGGRVTESGHDKGWYNKSGVVAGTMPGQRNGLSNKYSFSSTEASKSMVLDAHHQPAHNITSTQSSVISNSWKNSEEEEYTWDEMNSGLTGHGTSIVSSLSKDTWTADDENLEVEDRIQVKNPFVEQHSINELNRKAGHSSRFVSALGAIPSNTNASTARMGSRPFLSSATIGLPGIAGPFHSLGAENPSGQSPLQRRSPSPPGPFSSMTFQARHQQQQLGTSLEVTVKTEKPPVSKVPLVRETKSSMSTGNLPTRLGVRPSRTGGPSPATLISSLSTSALPSSLGPSGDNSSALSKMPQRKAGQPPRLSTLPSTASNVSSASAQTSDTNHNLNPIANLLSSLVAKGLISAETESTSKEPSELLTRLEEESDSITTGNSLPVASISGSAAVPVPSIKDEVDDTARTPISLSESTSPGVVNLIGFEFKHDVLREFHSSVISGLFDDLPHHCSICGFRLRFQKQFNRHLEWHATRDREENGLTKAVRWYLKSSDWIVGKAEYVSENDADSVDTYGNEADRSQEDAMVVADENQCLCVLCGELFEDFYCEESGEWMFKGAVYFANSNSNSEMGTGDMSTGRGPIIHANCLSDNLISSVHEMGQD
- the LOC108325913 gene encoding polyadenylation and cleavage factor homolog 4 isoform X3; its protein translation is MENSRRPFDRSREPGPKKPRLMEELDRAPNSGARQFPQLQVISGVSTLPSARFRTTERDVESNDFGRRGGAGGGGYQPQPLPFQELVTQYKAALAELTFNSKPIITNLTIIAGENQAAEKAIAATVCANILEVPSDQKLPSLYLLDSIVKNIGRDYIKYFAARLPEVFCKAYRQVDPSVHQSMRHLFGTWKGVFPPQTLQIIEKELGFTSAVNGSSASSTLRSDSQSQRPPHSIHVNPKYLERQRLQQSSRNDHRARRDAFNDSVPEKSTGASYGSNELGSNISRNLGLGISRPGGRVTESGHDKGWYNKSGVVAGTMPGQRNGLSNKYSFSSTEASKSMVLDAHHQPAHNITSTQSSVISNSWKNSEEEEYTWDEMNSGLTGHGTSIVSSLSKDTWTADDENLEVEDRIQVKNPFVVNADREIVIESQANEKKQFPASQHHSSLSWQLQEQHSINELNRKAGHSSRFVSALGAIPSNTNASTARMGSRPFLSSATIGLPGIAGPFHSLGAENPSGQSPLQRRSPSPPGPFSSMTFQARHQQQQLGTSLEVTVKTEKPPVSKVPLVRETKSSMSTGNLPTRLGVRPSRTGGPSPATLISSLSTSALPSSLGPSGDNSSALSKMPQRKAGQPPRLSTLPSTASNVSSASAQTSDTNHNLNPIANLLSSLVAKGLISAETESTSKEPSELLTRLEEESDSITTGNSLPVASISGSAAVPVPSIKDEVDDTARTPISLSESTSPGVVNLIGFEFKHDVLREFHSSVISGLFDDLPHHCSICGFRLRFQKQFNRHLEWHATRDREENGLTKAVRWYLKSSDWIVGKAEYVSENDADSVDTYGNEADRSQEDAMVVADENQCLCVLCGELFEDFYCEESGEWMFKGAVYFANSNSNSEMGTGDMSTGRGPIIHANCLSDNLISSVHEMGQD